CATCATCCGTCCCGCGCCTGCATCATCGGCGAAGCAACGCGACGCAAGAGACGAATCCTAGCGACGCGGCGCCGTTGCGGGCGCGGCGTGCGGGCCACGGCGCGGCGAGGAAGCCATGGCGTCTTCTACTCTTTCCATCGCGATGATCGTGCGCAACGAAGCGGACCTGCTCCCCGGCTTTCTTCAGCATGCGGCGCCATGGGCCGATGAAATCAGTGTTGTTGACACCGGCAGCGATGATGGCTCCCCCCTGATCGCGGAGCGCGCCGGCTGCAAGGTGGCCCATTTTGCATGGCGCGACGATTTCGCCGCGGCCCGCAACGAATCGCTGCGCCTGTGCGCCTGTGATTGGATTCTCGTGCTGGACGCGGATGAACGCATCGACCCCGGGGACTGGGTCCGCCTCCGGCAACTCGCGGCGGGCATGCACGATGTCTGCTATCGTTTTACCACGCGCAATTATTCGAATGCCGAGCACCTGAGCGGATTTACGCATTGCGCGCCGGGGGACCCGCATTCGCGCGGTTTCGCTGGCTGGTCTCCCAGCGTGAAAGTGCGGCTCTTCCCCAACGGCGCGGGGGCGCGTTTCGACGGCGCCATCCACGAGCTTGTAAACGAATCGCTGGAACGCGCGGGCCTGCGTCTGGTCGCGGCCGGCGTTCCCATCCACCATTACCCGCTGCTGCGGCCGCCCGAAAGGGTCCTGGCCAAGCAGGCGCTGTACCTGAGACTTGGGCGCGAGAAGGTCGCCGCACGTCCCAATGACCCGCAGGCGCACGTGGAACTCGGGCGGCAACTGGTGGAGATGGGCGATCTCCTCGCGGCTGTGGCGGCATATCGCGATGCGTTGCGGCTGGCGCCTCGAAGCGCCCAAATCCTGCGCGAGCTGGGCGCGACACTCTTCTGCATCGATAGGCACGCAGAAGCGCGGCGCGCCCTCGAACTTGCGGTCGAATTTGAGCCCGGCATGGCGGACGCCTGGCGCAATCTCGGGGTCATCCACGCCTATGCAGGCGCGTGGGACGCCGCTTTTCCGTGCCTCGAGGAAGCGGTCCGCCTCGAGCCGGCGAATGCGGTACTGCACGAGTACCTTGCCGAGGCGCTGCATCAGTTGGGGCGCGCCGAGGAAGCGGCGGCGGCGCGCGCGCGCGCGCAGGCCCTGCGCGGCACGGCGCACTCCTCGCAATCAAGGGGCCAAGAGGACGCAAACGACAAGAAGGACACGAGAACGAATCCTTCACATGGGTGCGGGGAGCCGCAGCCCCACTGACCCGCGCGTGTTCCGGCCGGAGGAATCAGCGCGTCGTCAGTTGGTAGATTTCCCAGGCGATTGCGCCATTCACGATACCTGACGCGGCGAGCAGCGGCACGTCGTAGCCCTCGAGCGGCACGCAAGCATCAGGCCAGTCCCACATCGGGTCAATCCAAACGACGCCGGAGTCGTTTGCGTAGTCGCGCGCGGCATGCAACGTAACATAGGCCGCCCGCGCGCCCGCGGACCGCGCCCGCAGCAGCAGGTCGTCCGGCGCGTGCTGATACCCAATCAACGCGACGAAATCCCCCCCGCCGAACGCGTCCCCGGGCTTCGCGTGACGCCGGAATCCCGCGTTCCATACATCCGAGTGGAACAACTCGCCCATGGCCGTCTTGCCCACTTCATCGGGGAACAGATGGCCCATGCTGTACATGTAGAGGCGCTTTCCGGCTTCACGCGCCTCGCGCGCCCATGCGCCCGCGCACTCGAGTCGCGCCTGCTCTTCGCGGGCCACCCGCCGAAGCATGCCGGCGACAATGTCGGCAAACCGGTTTCCGGTGACGCCGTGCGCAACGGGCGGCACGGTCAAGTCGTCGTGAAACGCGGTCTCTCCATTCTTGTACTGCTGCATGCGCGCGATGCCGTCGTACATGCCGATGCTCTCGTATACGACGGGCATCTTGCCGAGGCGCGTAAGCGCCGCAATCAACTCGCCGGTGAACAGCCAGCCGGGAATCGCGTTGGCAAAGGTGGGCGACAGACCGGACTCCGCGGCGTGATTCGAGAACCAGGGCGCATCCTCGCGCGGGCCGCCGCCAAAATAGACCACATAGCCGCCCAGCGCCGCCGCATCGGGTGCGGGCATATCCGGCTCCACGAAGTACAGCACGACATCACCGGTTCCGGCGGTTTCGCCGCGCAACCCGCGCGCCATCATGAATCCGCCCGCGCGCCCGGTCAGTTCGCTTGTCATCGACGACTGCCCCGCGATCCAGAGCTTGCCGCCCGCTGCGAGATGGGCGGCCGCCGCTTCCGCGGGCGGCTGCATGGAAGGCAGGCAGGCGCGGCACGCCTCCAGTGCAACGCAAGTCCGTTCCAGGTAAGAATCGGGCAGCGCGCCCGCCGCCGCGGCGCTGATGAGTATGGTCAACATGTGCATGAGGCTCCCCTTGCTTCGCACCAGTTGTGCCTGTGACACGCGCCGAGGGCGCGAGGACTCGCAGGGCCTACGGCTGAAACGCGAAACGGCGAATCACCACTTCCGCGGGTTGCCCGTTGGCGGGCGCTGCGCCATTCATGAGCCAGAAATTGATCCGCGCATTCTCGCCGCCGTTCGCGGGCACGTCGGGGCCCGTATAGTGCCAACTGGCGATTTCGTTCGCCTGTGCGGGCGGCGGAAAGTCCGCGCCGGTCACGCTGCTGAATTCCACGTACGTGCGCCGCCACGTGAAACCGTGCGCGGTAGGCGCGTCGGGCCCGATTTCGAAACGGGTCATATTGCCTTCCCGGTCGTAAGGCTGGACTACAAATTGCGCATTGTCGTTGAGCGGGTCGCCCCACCGCGCGAATTCGACATCGATTTCGCGGTGGTTGTAAGCCGCGTCGTCGCTCCAGGTGAACAAGCCGAGCACGACGTTCGGGTCAAATGCGTCAACGGCGCTGTCCAGATAGAACGTGTACGTACCGTAACCGAAACTGTCAAGGGAAATGATCTCCGCGCACCGGGGTCCGGTGCTGCCGTTCGTGATCTTGAGGTGCAGCCTTCCGGCGCGGTCAAGCCATACATTATCCAGGCCGTCTGCGAACAGGTTCGGGCCGGGCCCCACCGGCGTCGCGGCGCGCTTGACGCGCCATTCAAGCCCGGAGAAGAAAAGCAGTCGTTCCGTCGTCTGTTGCGTTCTCCAGACGCCCGTATGTGCGACGGCCGACGCGAAGACCGCGCCGGGAATCGCCGGCACGCCGCCGAGCAGATAGGCATCCGTTTTCTTTGGGACGAGAAACGCAGCGATCTTCTGCGCTGTTTCATCCGTTCCGCCCGTAACGACATCCGCCGCCCATTCGCCGCTGTTGTTGATGGAAGTCAACGGGTCGACAAACGTCGGTTTGGTCCACCAGCCGCCCGCCTCTTCAACGTAGATATAGACGGCTACCGCATAGTCACAGGGATTCACATGCAGGACGCGCCCTTGAAGCAGGCCGCTGCTTCCCCACGCGGGCGCGTTCGTAATCTCGATTTGCGGGTCGCCCGGTCCGCCAAGCGGCGGACACCCCGGGAACAGCGCTACGGCAAGGCTCATAAGAAGGCACGAGGAAACGGCAGGGAAATGCATGATTTGACGCGCCCTTCTTGTTCGCATGCATGCATGCTTGTCCTTGTACACGATGCCAAGATAGATTACTCTAATGAGCGCCGCTGCACAATCCAAGCGGCGCCAAGCGGCTCGCCATCGCATCGGGCCAGGAAGGAAGCGTCATGCAGCACGGCATCGGCAGACAACCCCGCACGTGCAAACACGAACCAACATGGATGAAGTCCGCGCGCGCCGCTGGAGCTTGCGTATTGCTGCTCCTGACCGCCGTGTCAGGCTTGTGCGCCGCCGCCGACTGGCCCACCTACCGGCACGACATCGCGCGCAGCGCGCGGACAGAGGAATCGCTCGCGCCGCCGCTGTCGCTGCAGTGGACGTTCACGCCGCCGCAACCGCCCGCGCCCGCGTGGCCCGACCCGTTGAAAGAGAAACCCCGCGACCGTTTCGACGAGGCCTATCACGTCGCGGTCTCCGGCGACGCCGTATTCTTCGCCACTTCGTCCGACAACAAGGTCTTTTGTCTCGACGCGGCGACGGGCCAGGTGCGCTGGACCTTTCTAGCGGGCGGCCCGGTCCGCGTCGCGCCGATGGTCAACGAGGGGCGCGTTTTCGTTGGGTCCGACGACGGGTGTGCCTATTGCCTGCGCGCGGAGGACGGCGGCTTGGTCTGGCGTGTGCGCGCGGCCTACGGCGAAGAGAAGGTCCTGGGCAACGGGAAGATGATTTCCCTGTGGCCCGTCCGCACCGGCGTGATCGTGGACGCCGGCATCGCGTATTTCGGAGCAGGCGTGTTTCCGCACGAAGGCTTGTACCTCTGCGCCGTCCGCGCCGGCGACGGGACCGTGCTGTGGCGCAACGACACCTGCGGCGACGTCGATTTCGAGCAGGATTTCGGCGGCATGACCATGCAGGGCCCCATGCTCGCCTCGGCTACGCAAGTCTTCGTTCCGGCCGGCCGCGCCATGCCCGCTGTCTTTCGCCGCGACGACGGCGTCTTCCATTCCTGGCTGTCCCCCGGCGGTCATTTCGGGGGCACGTGGGCCCTGCTCACGGACAATCAGCTTATTGCGGGCATCGACGGCAAGAAGACCTATGCGCCCGGGGGGGGCAACCGCGCCGAGGACGCTCCCTACGCGTGGTTCCCCGGCCAGGACCTCGTGGTCGCCCCCGACACCGCCTACCTGCTCACGGTCAACCAGCTGATCGCGTTGGACCGGGCCGCGTTCGACGAGGCGACGCGCCAGCGCGCGGTGCTTATGAAACAGGTCGATGAACTGACCAAGAAACGCGACAACCTCAGCCAACTCGTCCGCCGTTCCGGCAAAGACACCCCCGATTCCGTCAAACAAGAATTGAACGCCCTCCAAGAACAGCTCGAACCCCTCTATCAACAGGTACGCGACGTCGTCGCTTCCGTCTGCCGCTGGAACCAGCCCTGCCCTTATACGGAGGGTATTATCCTGGCGGGCAGCAACCTGTATCTCGGCGGGCAGGACGCCGTCGCCGCATTCGACACGAAGACCGGCGAAGAAATCTGGACGGCATCCGTGTCGGGCCGGGCGCCGGGGCTTGCGGTTGCGAACGGACGGCTCGTCGTGAGCACGGACAAGGGTGGCATTCATTGCTTTGCGCGCGGGACCGCGGCAGATGCCTCCGCGAGCGCGCCCGCAGCCGCGCCGACGGAAGCGGCTGACGCGAGCATCGCAACGCGTGCCGACGCCATCGTGGAGGTCTCAGGCGCAGCGCGCGGCTTTGGGCTGGTCCTGGGTAGCGCAACGGGCCGGCTCGCCGCGGAACTGGCGCGGCGCACGGACCTCTACCTCGTCTGCGCCGAACCGGATATCGCGAACGCGGCGCGCGCGCGGCAGTTGCTGGACGCACATGGTCTCTATGGCACACGCGCGCAAGTGGACGAGGCCTGCCTGCCCCGGCTTCCGTTCGCGGAGTTCTTCGCGAACCTGGTCGTGTGCGAAGCGGAGGCGCTCCCGGACGCCTCGGAGCAAACCTGCGCGGAGCTGGCGCGCGTACTAAAGCCTTGCGGCGGCGTGTTGTGCCTGCCCGCGCACCCGGTCAACGACGCAGTTGCCGCCGCCCTCGCGCAGATGGAAAATTTCACCGCGCGGCGCGTCGAACGGCCGGGCGGCGCGTGGCATGTGGTCACGCGCGGGCCCCTGCCGGGCGCGGGCCGCTGGACGCACCAGTACGCCGAACCGGGCAACACCGCGTGTTCGGACGACCTGCGCGTGCGCGGGCCGCTGGGCGTGCTGTGGTTCGGGCTTCCGGGTCCCGGCCAGATGGTTGAACGCCATGCGCGCGCCGCGGCGCCCCTGGCGCAGGACGGGCGCATGTTCGTGCAGGGCGAAAACGTTGTCATGGCCTACGACGCCTATAACGGCCTCAAGTTGTGGGAGCGCGCCCTGCCGGGCGCCGTCCGGGTGCGTGTCGATTCCGACATGAGCAATTTCGTTCTCGGCAAGGACAGCGTCTTTGTCGCCGCATTCGCCGAATGTCACCGTCTCGACGCCGCGACGGGCGAGACCTTGCGCACCTATGCGCTGCCCGAGAACGCGGAAGCCGACAGCCGCTGGGGCTATCTGGCGTGCATCGGCGACATCGTCCTCGGTTCCGTGGCGCCGCCGCTGACCAATCGTTACAGCGCGCTGTGGGATCTGCTCGTGGGTGAGGATGGGAACTGGCGCGACCCCGACGCCGTGGCAACCGAGCAGGGCTGGTCGGCGTCTCAACGCGCGGACGCGCGCCGTTTCTTCCAGGCGCACGAGAAACCGGACGCGCGCGCCTACCAAGATGCGCAGCAGTCGGGCCTGATGTGGCGCAACATGACGGCCTGGCCCGCGTGGGGCAGCGTAGAATCGCCCATAGGCGCCGTGACGGAACGGATCATGGCTTCTAAGACCGTGTTCGCGATAGACGCGGCCACGGGCGCGCCGCTGTGGCGCTATGACGGCGGGGTGGTCGCGCATCCCGCGATTGCGGTGGCGGAGAAACCTGGCGACGGCGTCGTGTTTCTGGCGGACTGCAACGTGAACGAGGCGGAACGCGAAGCGGCCATGCAGGAGCGGACCGCCCTGATTGAGAAGGGCGCGTGGGAGGAGGACCCGGTCCCGTATGACCCCGAGGACGCGGACGTGCGCCGCGTTGTCGCACTGGACGCGCGCA
The DNA window shown above is from Candidatus Hydrogenedentota bacterium and carries:
- a CDS encoding tetratricopeptide repeat protein, which codes for MASSTLSIAMIVRNEADLLPGFLQHAAPWADEISVVDTGSDDGSPLIAERAGCKVAHFAWRDDFAAARNESLRLCACDWILVLDADERIDPGDWVRLRQLAAGMHDVCYRFTTRNYSNAEHLSGFTHCAPGDPHSRGFAGWSPSVKVRLFPNGAGARFDGAIHELVNESLERAGLRLVAAGVPIHHYPLLRPPERVLAKQALYLRLGREKVAARPNDPQAHVELGRQLVEMGDLLAAVAAYRDALRLAPRSAQILRELGATLFCIDRHAEARRALELAVEFEPGMADAWRNLGVIHAYAGAWDAAFPCLEEAVRLEPANAVLHEYLAEALHQLGRAEEAAAARARAQALRGTAHSSQSRGQEDANDKKDTRTNPSHGCGEPQPH
- a CDS encoding PQQ-binding-like beta-propeller repeat protein, translated to MQHGIGRQPRTCKHEPTWMKSARAAGACVLLLLTAVSGLCAAADWPTYRHDIARSARTEESLAPPLSLQWTFTPPQPPAPAWPDPLKEKPRDRFDEAYHVAVSGDAVFFATSSDNKVFCLDAATGQVRWTFLAGGPVRVAPMVNEGRVFVGSDDGCAYCLRAEDGGLVWRVRAAYGEEKVLGNGKMISLWPVRTGVIVDAGIAYFGAGVFPHEGLYLCAVRAGDGTVLWRNDTCGDVDFEQDFGGMTMQGPMLASATQVFVPAGRAMPAVFRRDDGVFHSWLSPGGHFGGTWALLTDNQLIAGIDGKKTYAPGGGNRAEDAPYAWFPGQDLVVAPDTAYLLTVNQLIALDRAAFDEATRQRAVLMKQVDELTKKRDNLSQLVRRSGKDTPDSVKQELNALQEQLEPLYQQVRDVVASVCRWNQPCPYTEGIILAGSNLYLGGQDAVAAFDTKTGEEIWTASVSGRAPGLAVANGRLVVSTDKGGIHCFARGTAADASASAPAAAPTEAADASIATRADAIVEVSGAARGFGLVLGSATGRLAAELARRTDLYLVCAEPDIANAARARQLLDAHGLYGTRAQVDEACLPRLPFAEFFANLVVCEAEALPDASEQTCAELARVLKPCGGVLCLPAHPVNDAVAAALAQMENFTARRVERPGGAWHVVTRGPLPGAGRWTHQYAEPGNTACSDDLRVRGPLGVLWFGLPGPGQMVERHARAAAPLAQDGRMFVQGENVVMAYDAYNGLKLWERALPGAVRVRVDSDMSNFVLGKDSVFVAAFAECHRLDAATGETLRTYALPENAEADSRWGYLACIGDIVLGSVAPPLTNRYSALWDLLVGEDGNWRDPDAVATEQGWSASQRADARRFFQAHEKPDARAYQDAQQSGLMWRNMTAWPAWGSVESPIGAVTERIMASKTVFAIDAATGAPLWRYDGGVVAHPAIAVAEKPGDGVVFLADCNVNEAEREAAMQERTALIEKGAWEEDPVPYDPEDADVRRVVALDARTGAKRWERVMDLTSCGGDRLGLAYADGVLCFFGCYSNHDRELFKDGKLRWRRVTAVAAEDGTDLWSRPLNYLRRPVIVGDQILVEPRACSLRTGAVKARPHPLTAAESEWEFVRPGHCCSTTSACPNMFFLRGYFLWYYDLERDLGMLPFAGIRPGCWINTIPANGVVLFPEASAGCTCSYPVRSTVVLAPRARDRAWALFVQHGALTPVRHMAVNFGAPGDRRDDDGTLWFAYPHPPSTRWYQYGTDFDLSEKFSERDVRYFARNVEGLSLEPAGKSWLFASGCRGLYRLTLPLLDEGQGPGRYTVRLYFAEPDGAAPGTRVFDVALGGQTVLEGFDIQRETGGAPAGVIKEFTGVTVKDSLVVEFTADGAQDAPDRVPVLSAIEAIREDVV